Sequence from the Rhinatrema bivittatum chromosome 6, aRhiBiv1.1, whole genome shotgun sequence genome:
TCTCTCGTGctcacacaatccctctcactcatacacaaacacGCACAAACATTGGTGCCACTGCCACTCGTGGCCCGCTGAGActctactcctctcggccgtGCGTGGGATGGTCTCTGCTCATggcaccatgtggctgctttTTTTCCTCCTGTACTCCTGTACTCCTGTACTCCTGTACTCACAAATTTCAAATTAGtataattcaacccctttttgtgcatgtttttgctctgcagtgtctgtttcagtatcaccccttccccttctatTTCCTGTAatagaggaggagagaaggggtgggggtggggggaacgagagggaggggctggagtaggGAGCAGAGCAAATGTTCTCTTCTCTGCATGCTCCAGGGtcacctcctcttctcttccctgcaggctgcctggaggggaagcGTCTGGAGAAGGGCGACTGCATTCCTGGCCGGTCCCCCACAAGTTAAGCCCTGCGAAGATCAGAATTCACTGCCCAAGGTCCCAGAAACATGGTACTATGGGCTGAGCAATAATGCTCTCTATCTACAAACAACTTTCCAAAATAAACTTCTTAATAAACTTCTTTCCATAATAGAATTCCAGTGTTTGCTCCCAGTGGGTTTCTGACCTCCTGATGGGTTCTGTCAGAGATCTGCTCAGAAAGcacaaactgttttttttttttattattattattagatcccccttctcccccccagtACAGGGCTCAGTGAACCACtgaggaggagaaaaggagaCTCTGGCATATGTTAGGAAAAGCATTATACTGGTAatgttagaaagaaaaaaataaaacagaacaaaaccaGATAATGACCATCAGAAGGTCAAAGTTACCAGTGCTGTTATTTTGCAGGGGCGGGCTTATCCCTAGCCTCGGATGAGTGCTTAGGGGCCTCCGTCCTCCCCTGCTATGCTGGTACTCTATGAGCATTTCTATACATTACAAGATGCTCTTCTTTTGGTCTGACTAAGCTGAATTGCCATCATTCACTGCAGCTCCTCAGTTTCCACGTGGGTGTGCTCCACAGTCCTGAATTCTCAGAGCGTAGGAGGAGCTGCCAGACCGGTTTGTGGAAGTACCGCTGCGCTGACAGCCGGTGATGTGGCCCATTGTTTCCCCCCCCCGAGCCTCTTATGAACCTCGGGGACCAATAGCTTCTAACCTTTCAGACTAAGTAAATATAGAAAGGTTGCGAtctggcttttatttattttattgtatttatttattttaggacAGGCTGATCTGGTCCTGATTTTACGGCATgacatgcatggacttgtaggtGAACCAGTATTATGAGTCCATGAATGCAGTGGAGTAATGTAGTGAATACTGAATAAGCCTgttctaaataaatataaatatatatattcgtATGCCCTCAGTCGATGAGTTGCTTACCGATCAAGGGTTACAAGGTGGTACGGCCAGTAGGTGTTGTTAGGGTCATTTCTAAGGCACAGCCTTCTCACCTTTGCTATGAATGCTGGAATGTTTGCAGCTGAGATGATAAGATTTGGATTGGAACAgtaaacaagattttttttttttttttttttggtgcagaaAATCTGGAAAGCTCTTTGGCTGCTGGCAGAGGAAAAGTTTGTCCTCTGTTATGACAAATTCCTCCAAAAGATTAGAgggaagtgcagaaaagcagtctCGCATTTAAGACGGTGAGCCCCTCCACTCTTTTCCAGCTAACTAAACCGCAAGAGTTTAAACAAATTAATTTCAATCACTCCCCTCCTTTTTGTAGCCTACAAATTAAGTTAATCAAACACTGTAATCCATGGACCAGGGCCAACCTCTCCCATTCAGGATTTTATTACTAATTAAACAAACAGATCCTGCCactctccttttgttttttgttcaaaACAGGTCAGTATATCAGGGTAACCTCTACACAGAATCTGCAGCACAAGCTGCAGCTTATTCGTTGtcctttaaagaacaaaatcattgCATTGTTGGTGCTCTTGATTGCTTGACTACTTGTTTATTGTCAAGGAATGGGAGAAACAACATTCAAACATTCATATCTTTCTGCTAAATGGAGTTTTGTGCAAAGTTCTGTGCAAAAAAGGGACAgcttaatccagtcctggtttagcCCCACAGTATGCACGGAGGCGGTTTTGATTTGCCCAAGAAAAGCAGCACTAAATGGGCGTGCAATAGGGTCACAATTAAGAAAGATGATTAAGAAGgtgaataaactaaactaaaaggtGGACTGACTTGGTCTGATTCTGCTGATCTGAATTGTTGGCAACCCTAGCCAGATGGAACGTAGGTTTCCTGATGCACAGTCAACAGCCCCCTCCTTGGTTTGTGCTACACAATCAAAACCCTAACATCTGGGCTGCAGCCAGAGACACCGGACCATTGCAGGCCTTTATAATCCTGACCTTCCCCACTTGGCATCTATGGCAGTCCTGCTTTTCTTTGAGAAATTGCAACTGCCCGGTCCCTGCATGCAAAGTGGCAAAACTAGGCCTGCTCCACTGGGACCCTGATGACCGGGAGCCATCTTTTGTAACCAATCAACCTGTGGGATTCTCTTTGATTGTGGGATAGCAGATCTCCTGGCGGTCAAGGCAAGCTCGTTTCAAGGGCAGTTGCTGGAGAAAAACAGAGCCTCTGGGGCAATGGTTGCTTTGGTGCCCCCCCCCTTCACAGCCTCACAGGCTGACTCAAAAGGGCAGCATGGCACCTCACCAGCTTGGCACCATGCCCTGCTTGCCCATCCCTTGTGACCACCCCTACTCATTTCCTCCACTAGAACTCGAATAAGGCGAGGTCCTGTTAAGATTCCATGCAGAGGAACAGCTGTAGCTGAGAGCAGAGACTCTGAATTAACTTAGTTCTGAGAAACTTTAAGAAGGTATCTTAATACTTTCATTTGTTTGTATAAAATACTGCTGCAAATACTGGAGCTggtaagaaaaacaaaactacagAAATGAGCAACAGAAGTGCAGCTCTGCAGGAAGCCGCCGCACCTGGTGAACAGTAGGATACAGCATTTTCACAGACTGCATGCACATAATGAGCTTTTAATTGCTCTCTTAaggagagaaaaactgaactacCCTACCTTAAAGAATCATATCTTTAGGCTATTCTATCCAAACTGAGGATTTCAAACTACATTTTATGGATAGCTATGCTATTGATTTATGTATATTGAGTATCTGTGCTAAACATATTCCACTGCTTCAGTAAACTGATAGGTTGCTACTCTGTGTTATCTGAATCTTAAAGCTACTCAGTGCTAGAGATATTGCATGCTTTCAAGCAGTGTTTCTCAAGTTGGTCCCGGAGTTCTCCCTAGGCAGTCTGGGTTTCGGGACATCCAGAACGAATGTGCATGACAAGAGATTTGAATTCAGTAGAgataatgcatgcaaatttagctCATACATATTTCTATTTTAAATGTGCACTCCACTCTTTTCACAAAGCTTCAGAGTGGCTTATAAGCATAGCAATAAAAGCATAACAAAATAGTGTACAATAATAGCAGGACAGCAACCGCATACAGTGCATTATTAAAAAGAAAGCTGGGCAAGCTTGTCTTGCGCAGCGACTATAACTTGGGGAGAAGCAGCGAGATCAGGAGGCGCCGGAGAAGGGAGAGCGGGAAGGCTCAGGAAGAGCCGCGGCCAGCTCGAGCAGGCAAGGAAGAGGGAGCACGAGAGGGAGTACTGGAGCGGTACCAGCCGTGCGAGGGAGAAGTCGAGGCACGCAGCGGGTAACCTTTGAAGAGCAGGGAAGGCCGGGAAGGAGAACGAGGAATGCGGTGTGTGGGGCCGCGATAGATGCCAGCAGACGGTCTATAGTAGCCCACAGAGGCTTGAGGTTGGGACGAGGGGGTGTGAGCCCAGCGTTAAGCAGGGAGCGGGGGCTGGGCTCACAGGCTGAGCTGAAGGATGAAGAGGGCGGTGGAGATTCCGGGACGCAAGGCCCCCAGGGTACAGGGGTTGGGACCTGAGGGAGGCGGAAGGGGGGAGGAATATGCCAGGGTGGAGCGGGAATCAAGGGTACCGCGGGAGTGAAAGTGGGGAACCAATATTTGGGCGGGAGGTTGGTGCTGGTTTGTCTTCCTTCACAGGTGCGGCTGGTCAGAAGGACATGGATTTCCGTGCGCGGGAGGCATGGAAGGAGCAGCCCGGGTACGAGACGTCATCCCACAGCGGTTTGCAGGCCTGGTTGGCTAGAAGGGGAGAGCCTGAAGAGGCGACGAGAGCGGCTCCAGGATACAGAACAGGTAATGATGAAGGGTCTGGGGGTAAAGCAGCGGGACaaggagggaacaggaggaggagggagcatgCGGGGAGTTCCAATTATAGTTCGGATTCTTCGGAGTCGTCcacatcaggcagtggtgactcaGGACAGCAGCGAGGAATCTCAGGGGCAGGACCTTGTCAGGACATGGGACATGCGGCCCAAGCGTCTTTAACAGAGTTATGGGAAGGGGTGCCTAAGAAACTGCGGCTGCGGATTAAGAAAAGGAGATTATGTGAATATATTTAGATTGTTGGAAGGACGGCGGGGCCGGCAGCAGTCGCGCAAGAAgggtaagaagaagaaaagggacAGCAGTGCCGGCACACGAATTCCCAAGAATGTCATCAACTGGGTAAGGGGTTTCCTCAGACTGGCCAGCGTGGTAGGGCATTTATCAGACAGGCCAACATGGAGCGCTGTTGTCTTACTGTGATAGTATCCTGGGCGCATGCAAGGATTATGAGGGGTGGGCATGGTTGAATTATGATGAGCGATTTAGGGAAAAAATGACAGGGAATAAATTCATGTCATGGGGTACTCAGGACATTAACTTATGGTTGACACAAATGACTAATAAGGGGACAGGGACTGGCAGAGGTGGACGAAGCGGGGGCACAGTGAGCACTGAAGGGGTTAGCGCTAGTGAAGGTCCTTTCAGTGTAGATAAGGTATCGGGGGCAACGGTGAAAACGAGCGAGAGGAAGATGGCGGCCAGTACAGACGTATGCTGGAGATTCAACCGGGCCACATGTTTATTTCCAGAGTGTAAGTTTCGGCATGGGTGCTCCGCATGTAATGGTGCGCACCCAGCGGTTAAGTGCATGACAGCCCAGTCGGTCCAGGTCGAAAAACCGTTGAAGACTGGAAAGCGCAGttaaacaaggggggggggggggggtgattgctCTAAGGGAAAGGGggtaaatactaaaaaaaaaaaaaagtaaatcaaatACATGGGAGGGGAAGACAGGTAACCGTGGAGTTAAGGCGACACGGACATGCTTCATATACTTGCAGGCGTGTCGAGATACACGAGGAATGACGAGCGTGTGGCAGGCGTTGGGCGGGGAGACGATGAGGAATGGGAGCTGATACGCTATTCCATTGCCCCAGCGACTTGGAAGGCCTACATGCAAGGAGCCAAGACCGTGATAGGTTTCTTACAAGTTCAGGCTTGGACAGCAGGTCCGGTGTAGGAGCGTTTAgttggggaatttattttatggGCCAGGAGGGGAGGGTATTCGGTAGCGTCAGTGAGGTCGCATTTAGCGGGTTTTGCGTTCTTTCAGAAGATCCGCGGGTGGGGTGGTCCAATTAGCAGTTTCAGGGTCAAGAAATTGTTACAGGGATGGGAGAGAGGGCTAGGTAAGGTCGAGGACGTACGACGTCCCATTAGATATGAAGAAATGGAGCAGATACTGGCAGGTTTGCCGCAAGTTTGCTGGTCTAGATTTGAGGTACGGTTATTTCAGGTGGCTTTCTCGTGGGCATTTTTTGGAGCTTTAAGGGTCAGCGAGCTGGTAGCCTTATCTAGCCGCAGTGTCCAAGACACCAGGATTCAGTGACAGTTTGTTCAGTTATTGGAGGCGGAGGTACGGCTTTTCATTGCAAAATCTAAAACGGATCAGGGAGGGCGGGGAGCAGTTGTTGGATTGGAACGGGATGCGAACTGGAAGATATATCCGGTTAGGCTAGCGGAACAGTATGCAGAGGTGCGGCCCAACAGGGACGGAGCTTTCCTGATGCATGAGAATGGTAGCCCATCAGTTTACTAGTGTATTGAGGGTGGTGTTGGGCAACATGGGTAGAGACGTGAGGGTATACAGCGCACATTCCTTCAGGATAGGAGCGGCAACCTCGGCAGCGGAAGCGGGCGTCTCGGATAAGGGAATCAAAGGGTTAGGTAGGTGGCGGTCTAGCGCTTTTCGGTCTTATATTCATTCGTGAGGAAATCAAGGTAAAAGAaggggaacggggggggggggggggggggggtggttgatGTTAACGCTGTGTGTTTCTGTTGCAGATCCAAAGGGGTCACGGAACTTCACAGGATGTGCCTGGATATTGGGCCATTCATACATTCACAGGGCGCAAAGAAGAGCGCTGAAACGGCCTTACGGCGAAAACTTAGAGTTAAACAAAAAAGGATGGAACTTGGCCTGGTTTAGTAAGCGGGGAATGACGTGGGAAGAACTCCTGCCTTTCTTATACGAGAGGATCGACATGTGGGGCGCCCCGGACATGCTGCTCATTCACTTGGGCGGAAACGACGTTGGATACAAAACATGCAGGGAACTTCTCACTTGCATGAAGAAGGACATTTCCCAGTTGTGGATAAGATGGCCTAAAATGAGAATCGGTTGGTCGGATATAATTATCCGGCTGCGTAACAGGGAGGAATTAATCTGGAGGATAGGTATTAAAAAGCTAAATAGGCAGATGGGCAAATGGATGGGGTGGCAGGGAGGCTTCTGGGTTAGACACCAGTGGTCATGGATGGAGGAAGCGGGATTGTTTGCAGGGGACGGGGTGCATTTATCAGAGATTGGTATGGACATGTTTAACAATGCCATACAGGAAGGGCTAGAAAAGGAGGTAGCAGCATGGTAGGGGGCCGCAGTTGGGGGGGAACAAGTTGAGTTTCAACTTGTTTGTGGAGGAAAAACCCGAGCCCAAGAGGAATTTGTAAGGCGGGGTtggcggaagggggggggggggggaaagggggcaaGCCTCGTGTAGCAGGGGGGGCAGCTACACGGGGGACCAAAGAACAAAGGGGCTTGGTTCTCGGTACCTAGCTTACTCTCGCTGGTACGAGGCGGAGTGAGCGGGGAGGGGGGGTATTGTTACTTCACCATTAGGGAAACGGTggtggagaaaggggaggaaaagtggaggggggggggaagttgggAGTTGTATTTTGCtgttgtaagggctcgggtttaGAGTTatgaataaactgcggcctatttaaTCCCATTTACTGTGTGGAGTATATTGATTTCAGGGGGTAGGGAGGATCGAGCGGGTATTCTATCCACAAGTTAAtagaatattcattgtggatatcctgaaaaccaaactggacTGGCTTGAGAAACCCTACTTCAAGGCACCAGTGCATGACAGTGGTTCTGACATTTCATTCCTATCAGTGCAGAAACTGCTGCCAGACTTCATCATGAAGAGCCCTGATTAATCGGAGGTGCTTGCAGTCCCTCTTCCTCTGCTCCTGTCTTTTGGAGGTAAATCTGGGCTGGTGACGGGGGAGGGTGTAACATTACCATACAGCTCCATGTCTGCAGGgagaggctgagccagtcctggctttattCTCAATGCATACATGGACTTCTAGTTCCTGTAGAAATCCAGTATTGAAAGGTGTAatgtaaaaatcaaataaataagtacattaCTTAAGAACATACTCATGATCATCAGCTGACTGTGCAAACATAGAGAGGCAATAGCTGCCAACTCTCAGTACTTGACCGGTTTGAGCATGTCCCACAGGAAGAGAGGGAGCAGTCCAAAATGCAGTAAGAGCTTGTCTCTTTGTGCGTAAATCAAGGCTTAGATGCCAGTCAGTAGTAAATACTTCTGAACTGTGTGTATTCTGCTTTGATTCCACAGTGGTTCTCATTAGCATGTTACAGTGTAAAATTACAACTAGTTATTGTATTCCTGTTTGTTAAGAGATCCCCAAATTTGAACTTCTGTTTCGTGTCTAGTAGTAAAAGATATTCTGGGTGAGGAAGAACCGGGAATTACCATGGTTGATTGGGAAACGTGTTGAATGTGTGAACATGTAGTACTAGTAAATGACCACTAGATGGCATTTGGCTAGAGCTGAGCATTGTAATGTAATATCTTAATATAGTCTGGGTTAaggactggtgtgtgtgtgtcgctTTAAGAACGTGAGTTTCCCTTACTGGGTAACAAAGGTTTAGTGGGAGCTACAAACATGGGGGGACAGGGTGGGAGCTTGCCCCCTTTTGCTCACATGTCTTCCAAGTTGGAGTTGGAGTGAGGGACCTCTAGAATGTAGTGGCCTGGAGTAGCCATCCTGTGGGCTGGTGGGCCCAGG
This genomic interval carries:
- the LOC115093300 gene encoding uncharacterized protein LOC115093300; this translates as MDFRAREAWKEQPGYETSSHSGLQAWLARRGEPEEATRAAPGYRTDPKGSRNFTGCAWILGHSYIHRAQRRALKRPYGENLELNKKGWNLAWFSKRGMTWEELLPFLYERIDMWGAPDMLLIHLGGNDVGYKTCRELLTCMKKDISQLWIRWPKMRIGWSDIIIRLRNREELIWRIGIKKLNRQMGKWMGWQGGFWVRHQWSWMEEAGLFAGDGVHLSEIGMDMFNNAIQEGLEKEVAAW